CATTGTCAGGAGTGTATAGTATTATGACGCAGGAGTATCTTTACGGGAAGGAGATGACTTTCGGTATGTTGGGTGTTTTGGGGCAGGAGTGGGATAGTCAACCTACGGATTATACCGATGATCTGAATTATAAATACGAGAATACGAGACCCGAAGTACGAATCGATTCTTTGTGGTGTGGTTTGTATAATGCTATTGCCAATACAAATAAATTGTTGGAGGAGATAGAAGGGAAAGAATCTATGTTTACCGGGATAAATTATGATATGATCAAGGGTGAGGCATTGGCTTTGCGTGGATTCCTGCATTTCGATTTATTACGGTTGTTTGGAGCCAGTTATGCCGAAAATCCTAAAAAGGCGGCTATTCCTTACGTGACGGCTTATACTTCGAATATATATCCACAAGACTCGGTGGGGGGCGTTATTACGAAGGTGTTGGGAGATTTGACCGCTTCATTGGATTACCTGAAGAATGATCCGATATTGACGGGAAAAATCGTAACGGAAACAGATGATAACGGGTATTTGTTGAATCGGCAGGTACACCTGAATTATTATGCGGTGAAAGGCTTGATGGCACGTGTATATTTGTATAAAAAGGATTATCAGAATGCGGCTCTTTGTGCATCGGAGGTGATCGAGTCCGGTCGCTTTGAATGGGTGAAACAGGAAAATCTGACGAATGCTAAAATGGCAGATTTGACGTTTTCCACGGAGCATTTGTTTGCCTTGAATGTTGTAAATTTGGGAAGTCGGGCAGAGAAATACTTTACCGGGGGAAATTTGGGATTTGCTTTAGATGAAACAAATTTACTGGAGTATTACGAGTCTGCACAGGATTATCGTTATTTGTATCAATTCAAGAGTGGTACCGGGTTAAGCAATTCTTTGCGTTATTTGATGAAATATGACCAGTTGACCGGGGATGTTTCCACATCTTGGCCTGATTCTTATCGAAATAAGATGGCAATGATTCGTTTGCCGGAAATGTATTATATTCTGGCAGAATGTCGTCATCATACTTCCGGGGATGTATTGGGGGCATTGAATGAAGTCCGTCGTCATCGGGGAGTTACAGAATTGAGCGAGAGTGATCTGGTTAATTTTGATGCACTGTTGTTATCAGAATTCCGTAAAGAGGTGATAGGGGAGGGACAATTGTTCTTCTATTATAAACGTTTGAATTCCCTGTCAATTAAGCGGACAGATGTGGATGCTGTTGGCTCGGGTGTATACAAACTTCCGATTCCGAAAGATGAATTGCAGAACCCGGGTTGGGTTAGTAATAAATAGAAAAAATTATGAAGAAACAAATTATATGGTTAGGGCTTATCATGGCATGGATGCTATGTGCCTGTGAAGAGGATAATAAACTGATGTATGATGAGAGTTCAAGAGTGTTGAATCTTTGGTTTGGTTCGGAGTCAACGGAAGGGAGAGTGGATAGTACGGAATATAATTATGCCTATCGTCCTTTGGGAACAGATTTGGATTCTGTAACGTTCTACGTGAAATTAGCCGGAGTTCCTTTGGAGGAGGATTGTACTTTTGACTTGGAAGTGACTGGAGGGGATGTATCCTCGGTAATTGTCGATAAGCACTACGTGCTACCGTCGTATGTATTGAAAGCTGGGACTACCGGGGGGTACTATCCGATTTATCTGAAAAATACTTCTGATTTTAAGGATAAAGCGTTTACTCTTGCTTTAGCATTGAAGGAAAATGTTAAATTAGAGACCGGAGTTAAGGAGTATGCCACGTTAAAATTGATCGTTAAGGATCGAGAGGAAAAACCGGCATACTGGGATGAAGATCCGGAGACTTATATGCCGCTGAAAAACTTTTTCGGGACTTATAGCCGGACGAAATATCAGTTTATGATTAAGGTTACGGGTAAAGTGATTTCTCGAGTTATTTATCAAGGGACACCGATTCCACCTCATGAGATTTCTTATTTCGAGGCGCAGTATTTACAGGCAAAGCTTCGGTTGGCCGTGGAAGAATATAATAATAATCCAGAAAATCCCGATCGTCCTTTGTCAGATGAAAATGGACCTATAACTTTTTAAAGAATGAGATGATGAAGATACTAAAATATATAATATTATCAATTGTTGCCAGTCTAGGATTATGGTCTTGTTACGACGATAAAGGCAATTATGATTATCATGATTTGGATGAAATTGTAATTGATTCTTCCGGTGGGTTGATTCAGGCGAATTATTCTATCTCCCGCTTGGAGATATTGGAGATACCTTTAAAGGTGTATTACGAAGGGAAATTAGTAAATGGTTCTGAAACACAATTTCCAGATTTGGAATTTAATTGGGTCGTTTACCAGCAGGGAACGGAGACTCCGATTGCAGATAGAGATACAATTGCGAAACAGATTGAATTGAAAATTCCCGTGGATTTGGATGAGAGGCAATGGGAGCTTGTGTTTACCGTGCTGAATAAACGGACAGATATACGTACGTTCATGAAATTCGGGTTGAAAGTGAATTCAGGTCTAAGTGAGGGATGGATGGTGTTGTATGAAAAAGATGGAAAAACGGATGTAGGATTGATCACGAATAAACTGATTGCTCCGGATGTCACGAAAGAACAAGAATGGGTAGATATTTATTCCGCATATAATCACGAATCTTTAGCAGGAAAACCTTTGAGGTTATTTTATTCAATGGTGACGAAGCCTGAAGTTGTTATGATTGTTTCTGATAAAGATATGGTTGCGGTTGATCCCTTGTCGTTTAATAAATTGTATGCATTTGAGGATTTATTTTGGACGGCTCCGGAGGTGAAAGCTCCTAATTATTACATGTCTTTCTTTAATAAGAGAGAGTTTTTATTAAATGATGGGAAGGCACATGCGGTTAATTTTTCCACGAGCGGATCTAATAGAACGAATTTGTTTTTTGGAGTTCCTTGTACGGGTAATTATGGCGAATTGGCGAATTGGTGTGCTAGTATGAGTACGGCTTATAGCGGGGTTGTGTATGACCAAACGGCACAACGTTTTATGTGTGTGAAATCAAATCGGACTGAAGTTTCTACTTTGCCGGATCAGGCTGAAGGAGTGGCATTTGATTGTAATAATGTAGGAATGGAGTTGGTGATGAGTGATTATGGAAGAAATAATTACGAGTATATACTCATGAAAGAAGGTGAAAATCATTATTACTTGTTGATTGCTGATTTTTGTGGTTTCATGACGCAAAGTACAATTGGCGTGGGGAAATATGATATGATGAATTGTAAAGGTGTGACCGAGGGTATCACTTCTGTGACTGCAGGATATAAGGGAGAAATCTTTTATTATGCAGCAGGAAACGGGGTTTACCTATACGACTATAAGGTGTCGAATGCTTCAGGAGATCCCGTGTGGGAGGCTCCGGATGGAGAGACGGTAACTTGCGTGCGTTTACAAAAATACCAAGGTACGGGTCTCATGGTTAAGGTGCCAGTCAATGATTGTGAAATATTGTATATCGCAACTTATAATGAATCGACCGGGAATGGGACCGTGTACCAACTAAAGGTAAATCCTTCCAGTGGAGCCGTGGACAAAAGTAGTCAAAAAGAGTTTTCCGGTTTCGGGAAAATAAAAGATATGGGGTGGAAAATGAATTAATTAATTTGTAATCACGAAAAAGTATGAGATTTAATTTTTTCTTGACACTTGCAAGTGTCATGGTACTATTGTTGGCTGAAATGAAAAAAGCAGACGCTCAAATGACAGTTGCTCAGCCAATACAAACGAAAGTAGAAACGGAGTCGGGTATTCGTTTCTTTGAAGGGACTTGGGAGGAAGCTTTGGTAGAATCAAAAAAGACCGGTAAGCCTATTTTTATGGATTGTTACACCGTGTGGTGTGTGCCATGTAAGATGTTGGCAAAAGACGTCTTTACCCGTCCGGAGGTTGGGGATTATTTTAACATCCATTTTATTAATGTGAAGATGGATATGGGAACAGAACAGGGAAAAGTATTGAATGACAAGTATCAGGTGACGGGGTATCCGACATTACTTTTCTTGGATGGCGATGGGAATTTAATACACCGGATTGTAGGGGCTCCTACGGCGGATATTTTGTTAAAAGAAGGTGGGCGTGCTATTGATGGGAAGGGGTATTCCTCCATGAGTAAGGCGTATGAAGAAGGAAATCGTCAACCTAATTTTATACAGGAATACATGGATGTATTGGATATTGCTGGTGAGGGAAGTAAAGCGGCACAAATCTGTTTGAACTATTTTAAAACGTTGGACAAGTCGAAATTGAAAGAACGAGAGTATTGGGAGCTTTTCTGTAAATACGTGAAAGACGTGGATGCAGATGTTTCTAAATATGTTTATAAAAATCGAGCCGAGTTCATCAACCTTTTTGGGGCTGCAGCGGTAGAAAAGAAGTTGTTTCAGTTGTTTAGCAACGGGGCCTATCGTTACTGGAAAAAAGAAGGTGATAGTGGAATCTTTGATGAGAAAGGGTTTGAGAACTACGTGCATCAGCTAATGAAAAAAGACATCAGGGGAAAGGAACAAATCATTATGGATGCACGAATGGCTTACGCAATGAATACCGGGGATTGGGCAAAATATGTGCAAATGGGAACTGATCGCTTGAATGACGGGGAGAAGAGTGACTTTGTCGTGTATAATTGGGCATTAAGGGTTAATATGCAGTGCAATGATACGGAGCTACGTGAGAAGGCGGCCGAATGGATGGACCGGATGGCTATTGATTGTGATCGAAGACCCCAATCGGATGCGACAATATCTTTGAAAAAGAGTTTCCTGCGGGTAGCAGACCAGTTGAGACATCCCGAAAAAAAAGATAAAAATTATCGTCCGACCATTACAATTTCCGGGAAGATTGCTGCTTTAACTGATAATGATAATACGATCAAGATTATCAAAAAAGACGGATTCTTCAAACAAACGGTGGACTCCTGCGAGGCAAAGCTGGATGGGACTTATGAATTAAAGATGAAGGTTGAAAAACCGGGTATGTATATTTTGGAGTGTCAAGGTGGACAAAAAGTTGATTTTTGGGCGGGAACAGAGGATTTAAAAGTTGATTTTCCTGGTTTCGGTAAAGCGAAGATGAGAGTGATACGTCCGATGTATATTCATATTCAGGGAGGTAAGGATAACGAAGTGATCAACCAAATGAACTGGGAAATTTATCAGAATTACCAATTGATGGGTTCGATTTCTCGTCCGGTTTATAATTATTCAGGTCTTGTGGACTCCGTAAAGCAACAGATCGCTTCGCAATTGACAGATGTTGCGGGTAAAATTGTGTTGGATCGTTTGCAGCATTATGCCGAAGTATATGCGGATCGAGAAGCCGTTTTAGCTATTTTAATGCTTTTGAAAGGCGAAGAATATGAGGAAACCGTGAAAAAAGTGGTGGATAATTTATCCAAGTTATATCCTGGAAGTTTGGCATTGAAAGATTTTAAGGCTGTTCTTGCACAACGAGAACTAGCAAAACAAGGACAGATGGCACCCGAATTTTCTTGCCCGACTCCTGACGGGAAGAAGAATTTTGGGCCACAAGACTTTAAAGGTAAATTCCTTGTCATGGATTTTTGGGCATCTTGGTGCGGGCCATGTCGGGCAGAGATCCCTCATTTGAAAAAGGCTTATGAGAAATATGCGGACAAGGAAGTCGCATTTTTCAGTGTATCAATTGATAAGAGTAATGCTGCTTGGAAAAAAGCTTTAGGAGAAGAGAATATGCCTTGGGAGCAGGTGTGTGTCCCACAAGCGGGAAAAGAGGTGATGAGATTGTACCAATTTTCGGGCATCCCCTATGTTTTGATCTTGGATAAGGAGGGGCGTATCGTGGGGACAAATTTGAGAGGTCAGGCATTGATGGATAAATTGGAAGAATTGGTGAACGGGAAAAAAACTAAAGCGGCTAAATCATCCATGATGATGGTGAGATAATATTAAAACCGGAAGATGCCTTATGAAAATTTTAATGCTTCTTCTTATCCACAGTTTGTGCATGACTTCCGGTTTTAAAGATAATTACAAGGAGTGCGTTGAAATAATTTTGACGCACTCCTTTCGTTTGTAAAAGGAATATTGATGATCAGAGATTTTAAATAAATATTTTTCGCTCATCGAAATAATTATTCGACTTCTTACCTCTAAACGTCACTTTTGAACATTTTGTTTTTACAATTTCAGCATAAAATGTTAATCGAAAAAGGCTGGCTTGATATTTGTTGTTTATATATTATATTGATAACCAAATGTATGATAGTGAAATTTTATTCGAGTGATACGATAATAAATTCTTCTTCGAAAATCAGAAGATTTTGATTGTATGATTTATTATGTATTTTTGTATAACGGACAAGATGATCAACTTATTGGTTTGATGGAATAGAAAGGAATTAGATTAAGTGTAATATGCGAAATATCGTAACAGATATAAGGGGGGGAGATAAGGACTCTTTTAAAGAGTTCTTTGAGGATTATTACCCTATTTTGTGTGTATTCTCTTCGAAATATGTGAAGAACGAGGAGCAATGCAAGGATATTGCGCAGGAGACACTATTGAGTTATTGGGAGAAACGGGCTGATTTCGAGGATATATATAAAGTAAAGGGATTTCTTTATATGGTGGCACGTAACCGGTGCCTGAATTATTTGAAACGGGAACAAGTAAATCAAGCATACGTGGACGAGGCCAACCGGGAGTCAGAGGAATATTTTCAAGAAGAGGTTATTGAGCAAGAAACTTATATGTTGGTTAGGAAAGCCATTGAGGGTTTGCCCCCTCAGATGAGAACCATCATTAAGTATGCTATGGAAGGTCTGAAAAATCCACAGATCGCCAGTGAAATGGGGATTGCCGAAGGCACAGTTCATGCTTTGAAGAAAACAGCTTATCGTAAATTACGGGAACAGTTAAAAGAACACTTCTATCTCTTATTGTTTATATAACTTTCGAAGTTATATTAGATTTTTCTTGAAAAATATCTAAGAGGAATGTTTTGATTATGAATTGATTAATTCCATTTTCAATTCTCCATTTTCAATTTTCAATTTTTTAGACTACCCCTGTTTTGAAAAGAGATTGTTATACTAATGTGAAAGAGATTAGAACAGAATTATGAAATTAACAAACAAACATTTCAGGATTGCCGAGATCATGGCAGCTTTCTTTACCGGTTCGCAGACAGAACAGGATGAACGGGATTTTGAGGAGTGGGCAAAAGAGAGCGATAGACATAAGGCTTTTGTCAATCGGCTATTGAATCCGGAGGAATACGAGGAGAACCGGAGGGCTCTGGATAAATTTCAGGTGGAAGAAGCGTGGAGTAAAATGGATAAAAGAATAGGAGATACAAAAGTTCGGAAACTTTCTTCGTGGAGGTCTGTTGTGAGATATGCGGCGGTTGTACTTGTTCTTTTGTCTGCCGGAGTATATTATTGGTGGAATGGGGAAGAGGTAAGAGAGGAAGTTCCAGTTTTATACCAGATTGCGGCGGGAACAACGGGTGCCCGGCTAACCTTGGGTGATGGTAGTGTGGTGGATGTATTGAAAGACCGGGCTGTCGAGTTGAAAGAAGTGGATGGAACAAGGATTGTCACGGATTCGATTGGTATTGATTATTCCACACGAGAAACGGTGGATACGGCCGAAATCATGAATACGGTGCAAACTTTGACGGGAATGGAATATATGCTGACACTTTCGGATGGTACGAAGGTATTTCTGAATGCGGAGACGAAACTGAAGTTCCCGACTAAGTTTCAGAAGGAAGAGAGAGTCGTGGTGCTGGAAGGGGAGGCATATTTTGAAGTGAGTAAAGATGTTGCCCATCCTTTTATCGTCAAAACGAATGGAGTGGAGGTGAAGGTACTGGGAACTTCCTTCAACTTACGTTCTTACAGTGATGAAAATAGTATTGCGACGACTTTGGTGTCGGGTAAAGTGGCTATGTTTGCAGGAGAAAATAGCGAGGAAATCGTTCCCGGAGAACAAGCCGTATATATGAAAGAAACGGGGAAAATGGATGTGAAACCAGTTGACGTGACACTTTACACGGCATGGCATACCGGGAAATTTATTTTTAGGAACGAGACTCTGGAAGAGATGATGTCCTATTTGGCCCGATGGTATGGAGTGGAGTATCGTTTTATCGATGAGGGGGCGAAAAAATTGCAGATAGGAGCCCGCTTGGATCGGTACAATAATATGAACCCGATTATCGAAATGCTTAAAAAGACAGGATTAGTAAATATTACACAAGTAGACAATATGTTGTATATATCTAGCACAGAATAATAAAAAGATGCGTCAGTGCTGGCTACACGAAACGCATCTCTCTTAAAATTAAAGTTCGTTACACTTTTAATCATTCAAAATTATGAAAAAAAACCAAGAAACCATTTTCTTCAGCCGAAGAAAGTGGGAAAAAATTTTATTTGTCATGAAATTGAAACTTGTACTTATTTTGATCAGTAGTTTCCAGCTATCTGCCGCGGTGTATTCGCAGGATAACAGGTTAACACTGAAGATGGAAGATGCGTCACTGGAACAAGTGATCTGGGAAATTCAGAAACAGACGGATTTCGTGTTCATGTATGGTACACGTGATATTACTAAGGTGACAAACCTGACCGTGGACATGACAGATAAAACTGTAAATGAAATATTGGATCAGTGTTTACGTCATTCGGGACTGGTTTACACGATCTCCGGAAATGCTGTGATTATCAAACGTGCCGATGATGACAAAAAAGAAATGACGGTTATCAAGGGTGTCGTGAAGGATAAAAACGGCGATCCGCTACCTGGGGTGACGATCATAGAGAAGGGAACTTCCATCGGGGTTGCGACCGGAATTAATGGAGAATTCACTTTCAGCACGACGAAAAAGGATAGCGTTACACTTTTGTTCACTTTCGTGGGAATGAAGATGAAACAGGTGCTGTGGAACGGGCAGAAAACCTTGAACGTGGTTATGGAAGAAGATGCACAGGAGATGGAAGAAGTCGTGGTAACGGGGTATCAAGTCATCAAGAAATCAAATATGGCCGGTTCCGTGAGTACGATTGGTGCCGAGGATTTAATATTGAACGGTACCCAGTCTCTTGAACAGGCTTTGCAGGGAAAACTCCCGGGAGTGGTTGTCTTGAATCAGGATGGTTTGGTTGGAACTCGGCAAAAGGTAAGAGTCCGAGGTACTTCTACCTTGTTGGGTAGTCAAGAGCCGGTGTGGGTCGTGGACGGAATTATACAAGAAGATCCACTTCCTTTTAAAGCCACGGAGTTAGTTGCTTTTGGTAGTGATCCGGATAATATTGATATGATTCGGAATTTCGTGGGAAGTTCTATTGCTTGGTTAAATCCATCCGATATACAGGATGTTACGGTGTTGAAAGACGCATCGGCCACGGCCATATACGGAATAAAGGCGGCTAATGGAGTTATCGTGATTACGACGAAGAAAGGAACGAGCGGACGAATGTCTCTTAATTATTCCGGAAATTTCACGATTGGTTCGAAAATCACGTACAATAAGATGAATTTGATGAATTCAAAACAGCGTGTGGACGTTTCCCGTGAGATTTATAATGAAGGTCTTGTTTCCGGAACCTCGTTAAGTCCGGTAGGATACCAAGGTTTGTTACAACAATACCTTGAAGAAAAGATTTCTTACGCTCAATTTAATGACGGCGTGAAGAAACTGGAAGTGATAAATACCGATTGGTTTGATTTATTATACGAAAATCCTTTTAGTCATAGTCACAACATCAGTATGTCCGGGGGGAATGAAAACTCGACTTACTATGCCTCGTTTGGGATCATGAAAAAGAACGGTACCGCCAAGGGTAATGACTCTGAAAATTATCAGGGAAGTGTGTCTGTAAACACGAAAATGTGGGATAAAGTGCAGATTTCCGGGAAACTTGCGGGAAGTGTTGCCAAAACGAAAGCTTTCAATAAAGTAACTCCTTACACGTATGCATCTAAAACGAGTCGTGTGATTGCGGCTTTTGATGATAAGGGGGACTATTATTATTATAAAAACTATTCAGGCTACATGTATAACGTGCTGAACGAGTTGGATAACACGGGAAACCAGAATACGACGAGCAGCATTAATGCAAACTTGAGCTTGAATTGGGAAATATTTAAAGGTTTTAAATTTGAAACGACATTCGGTTACGCTTATTCGTCTTCTTATGGTGAAACATGGGCTACGGAATACTCCGCATATATCGCCCAAAAACGTACCTATGAATTTGGGGCTTACGGGCCGAATGATATAGAATATCAACGTTCGAAGTTACCGCATGGAGGAGAATTAAGTATTGCGGAGTACCGGAATAATTCGTACACGTGGAGGAATCAAGTTTCTTACGTGAAAAACTTTGGTGTGCATTTGATTACAGCCATGATTGGACAAGAATCTAAGAGTTCCAAGTATGACGGGCTAACTGAAACTGTTTACGGGTACCTGCCCGGACGCGGCAAGACGGTGCTGAACCCTCCGGGAGCGATATTAGACAATTCAGGTAATACAATTGCTAATTCTCTGGTTGAAGAACAGGTGAAAGTAAGTATAAAAGATAATACTACTAATTCGTTGTCTTTTTATGGAGCATTTACGTATACGTTTGATGAGCGCTACGTGTTGAATGCGAGTATTCGTTCGGATGCCTCGAACCGTTTCGGGCAAGATAAGAGCGCCCGTTATCAGCCCGTGTGGTCTGTCGGTTTAAGATGGAATATGGGCCGTGAACATTTTCTTGAAGGACAGAATTTTCTTAACGAGTTCAGTGTTCGTGCCTCTTACGGGTATCAGGGAAATGCGAATGAAAGTACGGGACCTGATTTGATTGCCTATATACCTTCCGGTTCTGAGGGAATGGCTAAAGAAACAGGTGAATATCTATTAAAGATCAAAAGTTTGCCCAATCCTAAATTGAAGTGGGAAAAGACTCAAACTACGGATATTGGGGCCGATTTTGTTTTCTGGAATAATAAAATCTCCGGAACATTCGAGTATTATTACAAAAAAACGACAGATGTTATTGTTAATCGCGAACTTCCTTACGAGGATGGTGTGTTAAGTATGCCGATGAATGGCGGTTCGCTCAAGAATTCTGGTTGGGAGTTGAGCTTTAGCCTGACTCCGGTACGGACAAAAAATTTCTTATGGTCTTTGGGTTTCAATACCTCTAAAAACTATAATAAAATCACCAGTTCTTTGGAAACAAAGAAGAGTTGGCAGGCGGCGGCTTCCGGGGGATTGTATAAAGATGGTTATCCTGTATCCGGCATCTGGGCTTTTGAATACACGGGGTTGTCGTCTATCGACGGGAGTCCTGAATTCAACTTGGAAGGGTTGAATGATCTTCTTGCGGATACAGATGCTACCGTGTACATGAAATATGCGGGGAAACTCGATCCTGATTTTACGGGAGGAGTCAATACTTCGTTAAAGTATAAGCAGTTAACATTGTCGGCTTCGTTCAACCTGCAAGTGGGAGGCAAGAAGTTCTTGGCCCCGATGTTTGATTCGAACATGAACAACACGACGCCTTACGAGTACAATAATCTGCCGAAAGACTTGGTGAAGAGATGGCGTAAACCGGGAGACGAGGAAATAACCAATGTCCCCTCGTTGCCGGCAAGAGGACGGGGAGCAATTGTTTTACCGACGACAACCGAACGGGCGCATTTACTGTACAATTATTCCGATATACGGGTGGTGAATGCTTCTTTCTTGCGGTGTAACAATATTACCTTATCCTACAATATTTCCGAGGGGTGGATCAAAAAGTTTGCTCAAAACATGGGTTTTACCTTTAGCGTGTCCAACCCGTTTATCATCGTGAGCAAAGACTTCAAAGGACGTGATCCTGAAGTAGCAACCGGTTCACAGCCAATTTCTCAGACCTATACGTTGAGCGTGAATTTAAGTTTTTAACGAATAAAAGTAATAAGTATGAAATATAGCACGTTATTATTAGTTCTATTCATGTTGGGATTCGCAGGGTGTAGTGATTTCCTTGAAGAATCCAGCTTGGATGAGATACGTCCCTCGTCGATTGATGATCTGATGCAGATCATGGTAGGGGAAGTGTACCCGTTGAGTAATACGGTACGGTCGTTTCAAGATTTTTTGACTGACGACGTGGAATGTTTTGGTGCGCAGGGACAGGAGTTGATGGAATCCCCGATAGAAAATTTGTATTTTCTTTTCTCGTGGGATAACGAGATGTTCAATGAACGGGCCGGGGCACATGAGAGAGTTAACGCGTGGAAGGTATATTACAATAAAATCATGGGCGCTAACACCGTACTCGAATACTTGGATGAAGTAATCGGGGAGCAGGCGTCGAAAGATAACCTCCGGGGACAAGCCTTGACCATGCGAGGATGGTATTATTTCTTGTTGGTTAATTTATTTGGCTTGCCGTACAATTACGGTGATCCCACGGAAAATATGGGGGTACCCTTAAAATTGAAAATGGAAATAACGGGTAGTTATTATAGAAGAAATTCCGTGGCAGAGGTGTATGAACAAATCGAAAAGGATTTGTTGGATGGAATTAATCTGCTGGAAAATAACCCGATAGTCATGTCTGAATATAAAATTAACGCGTTAGCCGCAAAATCCATTTTATCACGTGTTTATCTTTACATGGAGAACTGGGATGGAGTTTTGAGATATACCAATGAAGTATTAGCCGAGAAATCTGAGTTAACGGCTCTTGCGAGTGCCGATGAGGCTGCTTTTGTTTGGCAGGGATCGAATGCGTTTGGTGTGTATAACATGACAACGAGTAATGAGGTAATTTGGCTTTATAGTAATATGGGAGAGACAAGTACTTTCTATACTGCGGGGAGTTTTAATTACCGGGCGCCTTTCGGTGTTTCCGACGATCTGATGGATTTGTACGAGTTTGAAAACGATACGGAGAAAAAGAATTTCAAAGACTTGCGTCCGTTCTTGTATTTCTCGACTAGTGCTTACTTTTTGCAAGGCCTACCTGTTTATTATCAGCTTTATGGTTGTAAATGTGGGAAACAAAGTTTGACGATCGGCACCAAGGGGATTCGTACTGCAGAATTATATTTGAACCGCGCCGAGGCATACACGCGTAAATTTATAGCTTTGGGTGACGACAATGATCGTAAATTAGCTTTGGCCGATTTGAATAATTTACGGAGACATCGTTATGATACCCGGAATGTTGCTTACGAACCGAAAGATTATCGAAATGGGAGTGATTTGTTAGAATTTTGCAAGGAGGAACGCCGTCGGGAATTGTGTTTCGAGGATCATCGCTGGTTTGATTTGCGTCGCTATGGAATGCCGTCTTTCACGCATACTTATTTTATCAATACCGACAACAAGGAAGTGATCACTTTAACCGAAGAAGATCCTCGTTACGTGTTACCGATTCCTAAATTGGCATTAGATCGTAACCCCTTGTTGATCCAAAATAAGCGTTAATGTTAAATGTTAGAGATTAATACGATGAAACAGAGAATTTTATATATACTGGTGTGTGTTTCCGTGTGGATGATGTCTTGTGATAAAGAAGATGCGTTGTCGCCCACGAAAACACCCGAAATCGGGTACGTAGTCCCGCAAGGTGATCATGACTACGATCAGAAGATCGTGGATTGGAGTGAACGATACAATTCTTTCATTCTTTACAAGTTTAATATGAAAGAAGTCTATTGGACCGTGAATCAATGGATTGAATCGGTGGAAAACCCGGAAGGTTCGCTCTATCCCTATACGGCAGGAATTCTTGCTGCGAATGCCGACGAGAATTACGTCGGGCAACAGTTGGAATTGTTGGAAAAGTCATTTCTGAACCTTTACCCGGATACCACGTTGATGCGTTGTTTACCTATAAAATTACTTCTATGCAGTCAACTGT
The window above is part of the Butyricimonas paravirosa genome. Proteins encoded here:
- a CDS encoding RNA polymerase sigma factor: MRNIVTDIRGGDKDSFKEFFEDYYPILCVFSSKYVKNEEQCKDIAQETLLSYWEKRADFEDIYKVKGFLYMVARNRCLNYLKREQVNQAYVDEANRESEEYFQEEVIEQETYMLVRKAIEGLPPQMRTIIKYAMEGLKNPQIASEMGIAEGTVHALKKTAYRKLREQLKEHFYLLLFI
- a CDS encoding SusC/RagA family TonB-linked outer membrane protein produces the protein MKLKLVLILISSFQLSAAVYSQDNRLTLKMEDASLEQVIWEIQKQTDFVFMYGTRDITKVTNLTVDMTDKTVNEILDQCLRHSGLVYTISGNAVIIKRADDDKKEMTVIKGVVKDKNGDPLPGVTIIEKGTSIGVATGINGEFTFSTTKKDSVTLLFTFVGMKMKQVLWNGQKTLNVVMEEDAQEMEEVVVTGYQVIKKSNMAGSVSTIGAEDLILNGTQSLEQALQGKLPGVVVLNQDGLVGTRQKVRVRGTSTLLGSQEPVWVVDGIIQEDPLPFKATELVAFGSDPDNIDMIRNFVGSSIAWLNPSDIQDVTVLKDASATAIYGIKAANGVIVITTKKGTSGRMSLNYSGNFTIGSKITYNKMNLMNSKQRVDVSREIYNEGLVSGTSLSPVGYQGLLQQYLEEKISYAQFNDGVKKLEVINTDWFDLLYENPFSHSHNISMSGGNENSTYYASFGIMKKNGTAKGNDSENYQGSVSVNTKMWDKVQISGKLAGSVAKTKAFNKVTPYTYASKTSRVIAAFDDKGDYYYYKNYSGYMYNVLNELDNTGNQNTTSSINANLSLNWEIFKGFKFETTFGYAYSSSYGETWATEYSAYIAQKRTYEFGAYGPNDIEYQRSKLPHGGELSIAEYRNNSYTWRNQVSYVKNFGVHLITAMIGQESKSSKYDGLTETVYGYLPGRGKTVLNPPGAILDNSGNTIANSLVEEQVKVSIKDNTTNSLSFYGAFTYTFDERYVLNASIRSDASNRFGQDKSARYQPVWSVGLRWNMGREHFLEGQNFLNEFSVRASYGYQGNANESTGPDLIAYIPSGSEGMAKETGEYLLKIKSLPNPKLKWEKTQTTDIGADFVFWNNKISGTFEYYYKKTTDVIVNRELPYEDGVLSMPMNGGSLKNSGWELSFSLTPVRTKNFLWSLGFNTSKNYNKITSSLETKKSWQAAASGGLYKDGYPVSGIWAFEYTGLSSIDGSPEFNLEGLNDLLADTDATVYMKYAGKLDPDFTGGVNTSLKYKQLTLSASFNLQVGGKKFLAPMFDSNMNNTTPYEYNNLPKDLVKRWRKPGDEEITNVPSLPARGRGAIVLPTTTERAHLLYNYSDIRVVNASFLRCNNITLSYNISEGWIKKFAQNMGFTFSVSNPFIIVSKDFKGRDPEVATGSQPISQTYTLSVNLSF
- a CDS encoding FecR family protein codes for the protein MKLTNKHFRIAEIMAAFFTGSQTEQDERDFEEWAKESDRHKAFVNRLLNPEEYEENRRALDKFQVEEAWSKMDKRIGDTKVRKLSSWRSVVRYAAVVLVLLSAGVYYWWNGEEVREEVPVLYQIAAGTTGARLTLGDGSVVDVLKDRAVELKEVDGTRIVTDSIGIDYSTRETVDTAEIMNTVQTLTGMEYMLTLSDGTKVFLNAETKLKFPTKFQKEERVVVLEGEAYFEVSKDVAHPFIVKTNGVEVKVLGTSFNLRSYSDENSIATTLVSGKVAMFAGENSEEIVPGEQAVYMKETGKMDVKPVDVTLYTAWHTGKFIFRNETLEEMMSYLARWYGVEYRFIDEGAKKLQIGARLDRYNNMNPIIEMLKKTGLVNITQVDNMLYISSTE